TGAAGCCTATCCCGACGCTGATGAAACGACCATTGCAAAGTGTGGATATTGAAACAAAAGAACCTTTTAAAGCGACCGTTGAAAGATCGGATGCCTGTGCAGTTCCAGCTGCCTCTGTCGTGATGGAACATATCGTTGCTTTTGAAGTAGCGAAAGCTGTCACAGAACAGTTTTCAAGCGACCGTTTTTCACAGCTGAAACAGGCTATAGATGCATATAGAGAAGAAATCAGGTGCTTCTAAATGAAACAATTAACCATCCAGTCAATCCAGCGTCATTATCCGATTGTGATGGAATCCGGTCTGCGATTTCGCTTAAAGAAGTGGTTGCACGAGGATTACAGCTCCATTTTCATCATAACGGATGATAAAATAGCTGATAAATATTTGCAAGATGTGACAAACAGCCTGCAAGATAAAGCTATCTATACATCGGTTGTTCCATCTGGAGAAGCCTCCAAAAATATAGAAGTGTACTACAAATTACAGTCCAAAGCTATTGAAAGCGGACTGGACCGCAAATCACTCATTATTGCCTTAGGCGGCGGGGTAATAGGTGATTTGGCAGGATTTGTCGCTGCTACTTTTATGCGCGGAATTGACTACGTGCAAATGCCGACGACAATCTTGGCTCATGACAGCAGTGTCGGTGGCAAAGTAGCTATTAATCATGCATCCGGAAAGAACTTAATCGGCTGCTTTTACCCGCCGGCAGCTGTTTTATATGATACGGAAACTTTAACATCTTTACCTTATCGTGAAGTTCGCAGCGGCTATGCAGAAATTTTAAAAGAAGGGCTTATTGCTGATCGTTCATTAGCAGAAGCATTATTGCCGCTTTCTTTAAAACAAATTTCGCCGGAGCAGCTGGAAAATCACTTAGAAGCAGGTATAAAGGTGAAAGCAGATATCGTAGAAGCAGATGAGAAAGAATCCGGCATTCGTAAACATCTGAATTTCGGTCACACATTGGGCCATGCTTTTGAAGCTACGCTCGGATATGGAAAAGTAACACATGGAGAAGCTGTCGCAAACGGGATGTTATTTGCCCTTCATGTGAGTGAGCATGTAAACGGACAGCTGCTTCCGTTTCAGGAGTTCTATCATTGGATGACAATGAATGAATACCCGATTATCGACATAGAAGAAGCACATATAGAT
The nucleotide sequence above comes from Oceanobacillus timonensis. Encoded proteins:
- the aroB gene encoding 3-dehydroquinate synthase, yielding MKQLTIQSIQRHYPIVMESGLRFRLKKWLHEDYSSIFIITDDKIADKYLQDVTNSLQDKAIYTSVVPSGEASKNIEVYYKLQSKAIESGLDRKSLIIALGGGVIGDLAGFVAATFMRGIDYVQMPTTILAHDSSVGGKVAINHASGKNLIGCFYPPAAVLYDTETLTSLPYREVRSGYAEILKEGLIADRSLAEALLPLSLKQISPEQLENHLEAGIKVKADIVEADEKESGIRKHLNFGHTLGHAFEATLGYGKVTHGEAVANGMLFALHVSEHVNGQLLPFQEFYHWMTMNEYPIIDIEEAHIDQLIKSMKSDKKSVSGHIQMVLLHKIGEPTVENLDDSSVEAYIKTYIERMNKL